Proteins from a genomic interval of Acomys russatus chromosome 19, mAcoRus1.1, whole genome shotgun sequence:
- the LOC127203779 gene encoding cytochrome P450 2A3 — protein MLASGLLLVTVVSFLSIMVLMSVWKQRKLSGKLPPGPTPLPFIGNYLQLNTEQMYNSLMKISERFGPVFTIYLGTRRIVVLCGQEAVKEALVDQAEEFSGRGEQATFDWLFKGYGVAFSSGERAKQLRRFSITTLRDFGVGKRGIEERIQEEAGFLIDAFRKTNGVFIDPTFYLSRTVSNVISSIVFGDRFDYEDKEFLSLLRMMLGSFQFTATSTGQLYEMFSSVMKHLPGPQQQAFKELQGLEDFIAKKVEQNQRTLDPNSPRDFIDSFLIKMREEKNNPNTEFYMKNLVLTTLNLFFAGTETVSTTLRYGFLLLMKHPDVEAKVHEEIDRVIGRNRQPKYEDRMKMPYTEAVIHEIQRFGDMIPMGLARRVIKDTKFRNFLLPKGTEVFPMLGSVLRDPKFFSNPKDFNPRHFLDDNGQFKKSDAFVPFSIGKRYCFGEGLARMELFLFLTNIMQNFRFRAPQAPQDIDVSPKLVGFATIPPNYTMSFLSR, from the exons ATGCTGGCCTCCGGACTGCTCCTGGTGACGGTGGTGTCCTTTCTCAGCATCATGGTCTTGATGTCTGTCTGGAAACAGAGGAAGCTCTCAGGGAAGCTGCCCCCAGGACCCACGCCACTGCCCTTCATCGGGAACTACCTTCAGCTGAACACGGAGCAAATGTACAACTCCCTCATGAAG ATCAGCGAACGCTTCGGTCCTGTGTTCACCATCTACCTGGGGACGCGCAGAATCGTGGTGCTCTGTGGGCAGGAGGCGGTCAAGGAGGCTCTGGTGGATCAAGCGGAGGAATTCAGTGGGCGGGGCGAGCAGGCCACCTTCGACTGGCTCTTCAAAGGCTATG GCGTAGCCTTCAGCAGCGGGGAGCGAGCCAAGCAGCTGCGGCGCTTCTCCATCACCACGCTGCGGGACTTCGGCGTGGGTAAGCGCGGCATCGAGGAGCGCatccaggaggaggcaggctttCTCATCGACGCCTTCCGAAAGACAAACG GTGTTTTCATTGACCCCACCTTCTATCTGAGTCGAACAGTCTCCAACGTCATTAGCTCCATCGTCTTCGGGGACCGCTTCGACTATGAGGACAAAGAGTTCTTGTCACTGCTGCGGATGATGCTGGGAAGTTTCCAATTCACGGCTACCTCCACGGGGCAG cTCTATGAGATGTTCTCATCCGTGATGAAGCACCTGCCAGGGCCGCAGCAACAGGCCTTTAAGGAGCTTCAGGGCCTGGAGGACTTCATAGCCAAGAAAGTGGAGCAGAACCAGCGCACACTAGACCCCAATTCCCCGAGGGACTTCATCGACTCCTTCCTCATCAAAATGCGGGAG GAGAAGAACAACCCCAATACGGAGTTCTACATGAAGAACTTGGTACTGACGACACTGAACCTCTTCTTCGCGGGCACAGAGACCGTCAGCACCACCCTGCGTTACGGCTTTCTGTTGCTCATGAAGCACCCAGATGTTGAGG CTAAGGTCCACGAGGAGATTGACCGAGTGATTGGCAGGAACCGGCAGCCCAAGTACGAGGACCGCATGAAGATGCCCTACACCGAGGCTGTCATCCATGAGATCCAGAGATTTGGAGACATGATCCCCATGGGCCTGGCCCGAAGGGTCATCAAGGACACCAAGTTCCGGAATTTCCTCCTCCCCAAG GGCACTGAAGTGTTTCCTATGCTGGGTTCTGTGCTGAGAGACCCCAAGTTCTTCTCCAACCCCAAAGACTTCAACCCAAGACACTTCCTGGATGACAACGGGCAGTTTAAGAAGAGTGATGCCTTTGTGCCCTTTTCCATTG GAAAGCGGTACTGCTTTGGAGAAGGACTGGCCAGAATggagctcttcctcttcctcaccaaCATCATGCAGAACTTCCGCTTCAGAGCCCCACAGGCACCCCAGGATATCGACGTGTCTCCTAAACTCGTGGGCTTTGCCACGATCCCACCGAACTACACTATGAGTTTCTTGTCCCGTTGA